TCCACCACGGGCGAGGGCTGCTGCTGGGCCAGCGCGGCATAGAGCGCGGCGATCCGCGGCCAATTGGTTTCGTCCGCGGTGCGGGCGCGCGCGTGGCACGCGGCGATGGCGGCCTGCAGCGCATACGGCCCCAGTGCGCCGCCCAGCTCCTCGGCGCGGCGCAGCGCCTGGAGCCCGCGGCCGATCAGCAGGCGGTCCCACCGGGCGCGGTCCTGGTCCATCAGCAGAACCGGCTCCCCGGTGGGGCCGGTACGCGCCCTCAGCCGCGAAGCCTGAATCTCCATCAGCGCCACCAGCCCGTGCACCTCCGGCTCGTTCGGCACGAGCCCGGCCAGGATCCGCCCCAGGCGCAGGGCGTCTTCGCAGAGCGCCGGACGCATCCAGTCGTCACCGGCGGTGGCGGAGTATCCCTCGTTGAAGATCAGGTACACGACCCCCAGCACGGACGAGAGGCGCCCGGCGAGCTCGTCTCCGCGGGGCACCTCGAAGGGTACTCGCGCCTCGGCCAGCGTCTTCTTCGCGCGGACGATGCGTTGCGCCACGGTCGGGACGGGCACCAGGAAGGCGCGCGCGATCTCCTCGGTGCTCAACCCGCCCAGCATGCGCAGGGTGAGCGCGACGCGCGCCTCCGTGGCGAGAACCGGGTGGCAGCAGGTGAAGATCAGGCGCAGCAGGTCGTCGCCGACGGGGTCGTCGAGGGCGGCGTCCAGGTTGGCCACCACGTCGTCCGCCCGCGAATCGTGCTCGTAGCCCAGCTCCTGGTGCTTGCGCTCCAGGAGCTTGTCGCGGCGAAAGTGGTCGATGGCGCGGCGCTTGGCGGCGGCCATCAGCCAGGCACCGGGCTTGTCGGGCACGCCGGTCTCCGGCCACTTCTCCAGGGCGGCGACGAGCGCGTCCTGCGCCAGGTCTTCGGCCAGGCCCACGTCGCGCACCATCCGCGCAAGGCCCGCAATGAGCTTGGCCGACTCGATTCTCCAGACCGCCTCGACTGCGCGGTGTGCGTTGGATGCCGTCATGGCCCCGATTAGACCGGATTCGCCGTGTGCGCGCAAGCCCGGAACGGAGCGGACCTTTCCCTTGGGCCGGGGCGGCTGACACATTATCCCTCCGCGGCACGTAGTCCGTTCAGCGCCCACGCACTCACGCTCCACTCGCACCTCACGAATCCCATGAAGCTCATCCTGCGCTGGCTCGCGTCTGCCGCCGCGGTCGGCCTGGCGGTCTACCTGCTTCCCGGCCTGGACTACGACGGCCGCATCGAAACGCTGTTCGTCGTCGCCCTGGTGCTGGGTCTGGTGAACGCCATCGTGCGGCCGATCGTCAAGATGATGGCGTGCGGCATCATCGTGCTCACGCTGGGGCTGGCGCTGCTGGTGATCAACGCGGTGATGCTGTACCTCACCACCTACATCGCGGGGCACCTGGGATACGGGTTCCACATCGACAGCTTCGTGGACGCCATCATCGGCTCGGTCGTCATCAGCCTGGCCACGTGGCTGCTGTCGCTCTTCACCAACGACGACGACAAGCGCCGCCGCTGACTGATCCGTGCGTTAGTGCGTGAGTGCACTTCCCTTTCGCACTTTCGCACTTTCGCACTTTCGCACTACCTTCCCGCCCCCCAGCACGACAACCCAGACCAGGCACACCGGTGCACACCAGCGACACCGAGGCGTTGAAGCGGGCCGCGGCCGAACGGGCCGCGGAGTGGATCCAGGACGGAATGACCGTGGGGCTGGGCACCGGCTCCACCGTGCGGCACCTGCTGGACGTGATCGCCGAGCGCCGCGCGGCCGGAGAGTGGCGGTCCATCGTCGGCGTGCCCACGTCCGACGACACCGAGCAGCGCGCGCGGCGCTTGGACATTCCCCTCGCTACGCTCGCCGAGCGTCCGCGGATGGACGTGACCATCGACGGTGCCGACGAGGTGGATCCGCAGCTTCGGCTGATCAAGGGGCTGGGCGCGGCGCTGCTGCGCGAGAAAGTCGTCGCGGCGGCATCCGCCCAGCTGGTGATCGTGGCCGACGAAACCAAGGTCGTTCAGCGGCTGGGGACCAAGGCCCCGCTGCCGGTGGAGGTCGATCCGTTCTCCGAACCCATCCAGCCCGATTTCCTGCGTTCCCTGGGTGCCGAA
This genomic stretch from Longimicrobium sp. harbors:
- a CDS encoding phage holin family protein, producing MKLILRWLASAAAVGLAVYLLPGLDYDGRIETLFVVALVLGLVNAIVRPIVKMMACGIIVLTLGLALLVINAVMLYLTTYIAGHLGYGFHIDSFVDAIIGSVVISLATWLLSLFTNDDDKRRR
- a CDS encoding RNA polymerase sigma factor; its protein translation is MTASNAHRAVEAVWRIESAKLIAGLARMVRDVGLAEDLAQDALVAALEKWPETGVPDKPGAWLMAAAKRRAIDHFRRDKLLERKHQELGYEHDSRADDVVANLDAALDDPVGDDLLRLIFTCCHPVLATEARVALTLRMLGGLSTEEIARAFLVPVPTVAQRIVRAKKTLAEARVPFEVPRGDELAGRLSSVLGVVYLIFNEGYSATAGDDWMRPALCEDALRLGRILAGLVPNEPEVHGLVALMEIQASRLRARTGPTGEPVLLMDQDRARWDRLLIGRGLQALRRAEELGGALGPYALQAAIAACHARARTADETNWPRIAALYAALAQQQPSPVVELNRAVAVGMAFGPAAGLQIADQLVAEPSLKAYHLLPSVRGDLLAKLGRHDEARAEFERAASLTQNARERRLLLDRARPSAAAPTAGPAETTGTTAQG
- the rpiA gene encoding ribose-5-phosphate isomerase RpiA, with the protein product MHTSDTEALKRAAAERAAEWIQDGMTVGLGTGSTVRHLLDVIAERRAAGEWRSIVGVPTSDDTEQRARRLDIPLATLAERPRMDVTIDGADEVDPQLRLIKGLGAALLREKVVAAASAQLVIVADETKVVQRLGTKAPLPVEVDPFSEPIQPDFLRSLGAEPTLRVKDGRTVVTDGGNHILDCRFPDGIADPEDIERRLLLRPGILECGLFLGMATAVVIAGSGGIEVRTREGGR